The proteins below come from a single Deinococcus radiopugnans ATCC 19172 genomic window:
- a CDS encoding class I SAM-dependent methyltransferase has protein sequence MPSSLSFTLEPLSLIVPAVREALETSRLKEGAEVTLEVPDPDAGLGLYAGELGAAGRHRPWSVWVDLADALGAHLRTPERAGPGRVRFGLGLRPYAAAPAPDAEGYGADSDWARVDKLEDPVLLLTLVEALRRIGPPAGGRVLALGVNTGRELDALALAFPDRSFKVVGVDSDASALGQARRRHPAGRFVELDVACLPSAELDRFDVILALSLLQSPGVRRDVLLKALCRHHLTETGGLVLGFPNARYRDGTLSYGARMKNFARPDLSLLCADVTDTRRDLQKRGFQVFVTGKYEVLLTALPVGQRVGQRLEL, from the coding sequence ATGCCGTCGTCTCTCTCCTTCACGTTGGAACCGCTGTCACTGATTGTTCCCGCCGTACGCGAGGCGCTGGAGACCAGCAGACTGAAGGAAGGCGCAGAGGTCACGCTGGAAGTTCCGGACCCCGACGCGGGCCTGGGCCTGTATGCCGGTGAGCTGGGAGCGGCGGGGCGTCATCGCCCCTGGAGTGTCTGGGTAGATCTGGCGGACGCGCTGGGCGCACACCTGCGGACGCCGGAGCGGGCGGGGCCGGGCCGGGTGCGCTTTGGCCTGGGCCTGCGCCCCTACGCTGCTGCCCCTGCCCCGGACGCGGAGGGTTATGGCGCAGACAGTGACTGGGCGCGGGTGGACAAGCTGGAAGACCCGGTGCTGCTGCTGACACTGGTGGAGGCGCTGCGGCGAATCGGTCCCCCGGCAGGCGGGCGCGTGCTGGCCCTGGGCGTGAACACCGGGCGTGAGTTGGACGCCCTGGCCCTGGCCTTTCCAGACCGGTCCTTTAAGGTGGTGGGGGTGGACAGCGACGCCTCGGCGCTGGGGCAGGCTCGGCGCAGGCACCCAGCGGGCAGGTTTGTGGAACTGGACGTGGCCTGCCTCCCCTCCGCTGAACTGGACCGTTTCGACGTGATTCTGGCCCTCAGCCTGTTGCAAAGTCCGGGGGTGCGCCGGGACGTGCTGCTTAAAGCGCTGTGCCGCCACCACCTGACCGAAACAGGCGGGCTGGTGCTGGGCTTTCCCAACGCCCGCTACCGCGACGGCACCCTGAGCTACGGCGCCCGCATGAAAAACTTCGCTCGCCCGGATCTGAGTCTGCTGTGCGCCGACGTGACCGACACCCGCCGCGATCTGCAAAAGCGCGGCTTTCAGGTTTTCGTGACGGGCAAATACGAGGTGCTGCTGACGGCCCTGCCGGTGGGGCAGAGGGTAGGGCAGAGGCTGGAACTGTAG
- a CDS encoding DUF11 domain-containing protein, giving the protein MTRSRFVLPALLLGLLLPGAHAGAQTLTPAGTVITNQAQAEFLSPPTGQPTVVRSNVVQTTVAAVCAVSVTPDGTVAQPGQSAALLPGEAATFVYKIVNAGNATSTFGVSARTEAGGISTPGLKLVRDLNGNGKADTNEPEISSVTLDADRTADVLLLVEAISAGDAFVNLVAGCAGGQSDSNNVSVVRISPPPALSVSKSFSPALLRPGAETTVTVKTTNGGQGQSREVILTDLLTAQLAQGLSFVAGSASSNAGTLEYTEDGTVWTAIPGTVVRGVRVRVPSLAPGADLTLTFRMRAGASAENKVIPNTATVLTGKQTVSDTARVDVRYQPAVAIGPQGNPEAPEGTAADRQSRVLAVLGQPVCFDHTAKNTGDVKDAFTLSVGYPTGRATAVFYGEGGQPLAQPLLLDAGQSAPVRVCYSANQTGPLDALITIRGERGTSNATSDAVDSVEGGLPELVKSSVATAQDGQTAVTLPAGATVATGDTITYRLMVRNPYTRPLTGVVVSDKLTAHLDFVSATDGGLSTGAEGAQTVQWTLETLAPNETRVLTVVTRVSPRAVDGEALKNIFQMVSTQTPDSLSSNEVMTPVWTAKLAVNKDVNATEVTVGDRLSYTLTVTNKSATTSIIDARIKDTPAKGLSYIPGSSRLGGQPLADPQIKDGVLTWSVAELPAGVPVTLTYDTRVTADAAGELVNTVEVSGVGAGGVARAIASNQAVATVKLRLGLFAPLSDILGVVYVDRNRDGRYQEGLDTPLPRARVLLAGGRQTLTDPQGRYSFANVVNGTQALRLDPLTTPYPPLPVPRDGGLSGTQTVFVNGLTGVDFPLAPLGGEIAALRRTTLTVTQGDTVVTLEKAVYAVEDGYVVTLDIQSPRVLEGVELLDPLPAGATLKDGRKTLPASLPAGETNLTYRFAWNGEPRAATTDPTLSWRN; this is encoded by the coding sequence GTGACCCGCTCCCGTTTCGTCCTTCCCGCGTTGCTGCTGGGTCTGCTGCTGCCCGGCGCACACGCTGGCGCCCAGACACTCACGCCCGCCGGCACGGTGATCACCAACCAGGCGCAGGCCGAGTTCCTGTCTCCCCCCACCGGCCAGCCCACCGTGGTGCGGTCCAACGTCGTGCAGACCACCGTTGCCGCTGTGTGTGCGGTCAGTGTGACCCCCGACGGCACGGTGGCCCAGCCCGGCCAGAGCGCGGCCCTGCTGCCCGGCGAAGCGGCGACGTTCGTCTACAAGATCGTCAACGCGGGCAACGCCACCTCTACCTTCGGCGTCTCCGCCCGGACGGAGGCAGGCGGCATCTCCACCCCTGGATTGAAGCTGGTGCGTGACCTGAACGGCAATGGCAAGGCCGACACAAACGAGCCGGAGATCAGCAGCGTCACGCTGGACGCCGACAGGACGGCGGATGTGCTGCTGCTGGTGGAAGCGATCAGCGCTGGAGACGCCTTCGTGAATCTGGTGGCCGGATGCGCGGGCGGCCAGAGCGACAGCAACAACGTGAGCGTGGTGCGAATCAGCCCGCCCCCCGCCCTCTCCGTGAGCAAGAGCTTTAGCCCCGCGCTGCTGCGCCCCGGCGCGGAAACCACCGTGACGGTCAAGACCACCAACGGCGGCCAGGGCCAGAGCCGCGAGGTCATCCTGACTGACCTCCTGACCGCGCAACTCGCGCAGGGTCTGAGCTTCGTGGCGGGCAGCGCCAGCAGCAACGCGGGCACGCTGGAATACACCGAGGACGGCACGGTCTGGACCGCCATCCCCGGAACTGTGGTGCGCGGCGTGCGCGTGCGCGTGCCCAGTCTGGCCCCCGGCGCGGACCTGACCCTGACCTTCAGGATGCGCGCGGGCGCCAGCGCCGAGAACAAGGTCATCCCCAACACCGCCACCGTCCTGACCGGCAAGCAGACCGTGAGTGATACGGCGAGAGTTGATGTGCGTTACCAGCCCGCCGTGGCGATTGGCCCACAAGGCAACCCTGAAGCCCCCGAAGGCACCGCCGCAGACCGCCAGAGCCGGGTGCTGGCCGTGCTGGGGCAACCCGTCTGCTTTGACCACACCGCAAAAAATACGGGTGACGTGAAGGATGCCTTTACCCTGAGCGTGGGCTATCCCACGGGCAGGGCCACCGCTGTTTTTTACGGCGAAGGCGGCCAGCCCCTCGCGCAGCCCCTGCTGCTGGACGCGGGCCAGAGCGCCCCCGTGCGGGTGTGCTACAGCGCCAACCAGACCGGGCCGCTGGATGCCCTGATCACCATCAGGGGGGAGCGGGGGACCAGCAACGCCACCAGCGACGCGGTGGACAGTGTGGAAGGCGGCCTGCCCGAACTGGTCAAGTCCTCCGTGGCAACGGCTCAGGACGGCCAGACCGCGGTGACCCTGCCCGCCGGGGCGACGGTGGCGACAGGCGACACCATCACCTACCGCCTCATGGTCCGCAATCCCTACACCCGCCCGCTGACCGGCGTGGTGGTGTCCGACAAGCTGACCGCCCACCTGGACTTCGTGAGCGCCACGGACGGCGGCCTCAGCACCGGCGCGGAAGGCGCGCAGACCGTGCAGTGGACCCTGGAAACGCTGGCCCCCAATGAAACGCGCGTGCTGACCGTGGTTACGAGGGTCAGCCCCCGTGCGGTGGACGGCGAGGCCCTCAAGAACATCTTCCAGATGGTCAGCACCCAGACGCCTGATTCCCTGAGCAGCAACGAGGTCATGACCCCGGTGTGGACTGCTAAGCTGGCCGTGAACAAGGACGTGAACGCCACCGAGGTGACCGTCGGTGACCGTCTGAGCTACACCCTGACCGTCACCAACAAATCGGCCACCACCTCGATCATCGACGCGCGCATCAAGGACACGCCCGCAAAGGGCCTGAGCTACATCCCCGGCAGCAGCCGGCTGGGCGGCCAACCCCTAGCCGATCCGCAGATCAAGGACGGTGTGCTGACCTGGAGCGTGGCGGAACTGCCCGCCGGGGTGCCGGTCACGCTGACCTACGACACCCGCGTCACGGCTGATGCTGCCGGGGAACTGGTGAATACCGTGGAGGTCAGTGGCGTCGGGGCCGGCGGCGTGGCCCGCGCCATCGCCAGCAACCAGGCCGTGGCCACTGTCAAGCTGAGGCTGGGCCTGTTCGCGCCGCTGTCGGACATCCTGGGCGTGGTGTACGTGGACCGCAACCGTGACGGGCGCTATCAGGAAGGGCTGGACACCCCGCTGCCGCGCGCCCGCGTGCTGCTGGCCGGGGGGCGCCAGACCCTGACCGATCCACAGGGCCGCTACAGCTTCGCCAACGTCGTCAATGGAACGCAGGCGCTGCGACTGGACCCCCTGACCACACCCTACCCGCCGCTGCCGGTGCCGCGCGACGGCGGCCTGAGCGGCACCCAGACGGTGTTCGTCAATGGCCTGACAGGCGTGGACTTCCCGCTGGCCCCGCTGGGCGGCGAGATTGCGGCGCTGCGCCGCACCACGCTTACGGTCACGCAGGGCGACACCGTCGTGACGCTGGAAAAGGCCGTCTATGCGGTGGAGGACGGCTACGTGGTCACACTGGACATCCAGTCGCCGCGCGTGCTGGAAGGCGTGGAGCTGCTGGACCCGCTGCCCGCCGGGGCCACCTTGAAAGACGGACGCAAGACGCTGCCCGCTAGCCTGCCTGCGGGTGAAACGAACCTCACCTACCGCTTTGCCTGGAACGGCGAGCCGCGCGCGGCCACCACCGATCCCACGCTGAGCTGGAGGAACTGA
- a CDS encoding DUF11 domain-containing protein: protein MKSHRHNLHRLALSLTALLAVGAGANARATGTGIDTSLPLTSVGDALAWTVGDQTLTLDVPVTGAVRLELYSPRVDPSDYRNSDAYYGDEQYDQGAAPVSTTFSVLDSAGRTMVSRTFTPGQHGWETLLDQTLPAGKYTLRAVTQGNGKNTFAIRLAGVSAAVSADRLTVNVHSQAWVPAINISTDGGPYSLKMYDGDGPDELEARVIDAATGYSVPLPISRNLGEVELPLPMRAGKYVIELRQPATAKQYSNAVGFSLVRAGKPAPIAVGAVDQTGLLRVSATLVLPGLRQRGTADVTVGEQPLSVDGQAETRVAAGTYPIRVGAVAGAQVEVTPSVSVPRGGVAEATVEVRPQVALTLESDKPEVCVGDTVTFTARATTDFAGALPMTLALAGDPDEESAGELDFGGGGRTLEGTFSRRSNGIQQLGGVATRAGPLTVIATLGPWGLQRRMTVSVRADSTPLQLTRSPLADTPVGQEATVTLTLKNTADVTVPYTLSDTPGVGLEALDPTAFSGELQSGETRTLSYRVRVTAAGMATLNATLDTPACSRPQAVMGRLMAAEPAPAPVPEAVPAPAVTRSVTRTSVVSLPFDAPAQAREVIIAHAVPAGATFVPGSSRLNGQATADPRRGASGALYWTLPGHAAGTVLRGSLTYTLTHEGALPELPAPALLARYAGDRSEVLQGQINDADLKGAIALSAAGQLSENEGAIKLPLQGSDVRIRDRISVVVEVAVGEVGELRVNGKPIGSDRIGQTTDDGPRGVTRLVYVGVPLTPGPNILTFAGQSITVNRVGPTAKVEVLPETLVADGSTPLRLKVRALDAFGRLSSQSSVTLRSNLEPRTPDANPTEADYQLRLVDGEGVLELQPQASPGTLKLDVLQGADVIRQSFAVTPGGGRVGVGMVSATLGLDGSLNLSDDLKVQARASYEGPLAGGKLYVAADKDGLPSERDTLRRYSLFGDSSVESVPLQGSDPVAVEYDHPAFHAQYRRAPLPIDVLPVGEQFTALSANGKSNPSVSGFVALVPEARVTDERVLPEGTRILRLKNGEISLGSETLDVVTLEQDTGKELGRVRLVRNVDYQLDRATGIVTLTRALDRVDPTLNDVVVLASYRLENENSQRKLAYGVQAGYAGKTYSVGVAAVSLDSRFTFGARARYANGETRADGLLAYSGGMQASLDASTKFGGRGLTGGNLGFKVRYQSAGYAGLAPFAPGLNVSGSYDAKVAQNVRVLVDGEYHRTPTATEPTQGGSVSARADVALSPFSVGGGLKVGFGDQRGLSGIASAGYHRAPLDVDVVHTQPFSGAQKAETNLGVRYRLGKVTLGVTDKVTWGVGQTAGLTLDSMLGRTNYAVAYDLPTAGGQGNRARFGVTTTLPLNARTSLGLRGSAVYDIAASKTELGAGADLNYKTETVSATAGTDLVLNDKGFGVVIRAGVAGQLTPRLTLSADSLAEFGAGKGGLRAAVGYAYRNSAFNSLGTLRYVNGSLAGNKPELSGNLSAEYRQPRWAVRGGVDTRTLLNDPGSFTAQAALGGTAYLGERFGVGAWGRVLTQPSTGTTQAGYGLEASVRALPGTWLTAGYNLAGFEGIGNQYSKKGAYVRLDLTVDETIGDRR from the coding sequence GTGAAGAGCCACCGACACAATCTGCACCGCCTCGCCCTGTCCCTGACGGCCCTGCTGGCTGTGGGCGCGGGCGCGAACGCGCGGGCCACTGGCACCGGGATCGACACCAGCCTGCCCCTGACCAGCGTGGGTGATGCGCTGGCCTGGACCGTGGGCGACCAGACCCTGACCCTGGACGTGCCGGTGACGGGGGCGGTGCGCCTGGAGCTGTACAGCCCCCGGGTGGACCCGTCCGACTACCGCAACAGCGACGCCTATTACGGCGACGAGCAGTACGATCAGGGCGCGGCGCCGGTGTCCACCACCTTCAGCGTGCTGGACAGCGCGGGCCGGACGATGGTCAGCCGCACCTTCACGCCCGGCCAACACGGCTGGGAAACGCTGCTGGACCAGACGCTGCCCGCCGGGAAATACACCCTGCGCGCCGTCACGCAGGGCAACGGCAAGAACACCTTCGCCATTCGGCTGGCCGGGGTCAGCGCCGCTGTCAGTGCGGACCGCCTGACCGTCAATGTGCATTCGCAGGCGTGGGTGCCGGCCATCAACATCAGCACCGACGGCGGACCGTACAGCCTGAAGATGTACGACGGCGACGGCCCGGACGAGCTGGAAGCCCGCGTGATCGACGCGGCCACCGGGTACTCCGTACCGCTGCCGATCAGCCGCAACCTGGGCGAGGTGGAACTGCCGTTGCCCATGCGCGCCGGGAAATACGTGATCGAACTGCGCCAGCCTGCAACCGCGAAGCAGTACAGCAACGCGGTGGGCTTCAGCCTGGTGCGTGCGGGCAAACCGGCACCCATTGCGGTGGGCGCGGTGGACCAGACCGGCCTGCTGCGCGTGAGCGCCACGCTGGTGCTGCCCGGTCTGCGCCAGCGTGGCACCGCCGACGTGACCGTAGGCGAGCAGCCCCTGAGTGTGGACGGACAGGCCGAGACCCGCGTGGCTGCCGGAACCTACCCCATCCGCGTCGGCGCAGTCGCTGGCGCACAGGTGGAGGTCACCCCCAGCGTGAGCGTGCCGCGCGGCGGCGTGGCGGAGGCCACGGTGGAAGTTCGCCCGCAGGTGGCCCTGACCCTGGAGAGCGACAAGCCCGAAGTCTGCGTGGGCGACACGGTGACCTTTACTGCCCGCGCAACGACCGACTTTGCCGGCGCACTTCCCATGACCCTGGCACTGGCAGGAGACCCCGATGAGGAGTCTGCGGGCGAACTGGACTTCGGAGGCGGCGGACGCACGCTGGAAGGAACCTTCAGTCGCAGGAGCAATGGGATCCAGCAGCTTGGCGGGGTCGCGACACGCGCCGGACCTCTGACGGTCATCGCCACGTTGGGTCCGTGGGGTCTGCAGCGGCGTATGACGGTCAGCGTCAGGGCTGACTCTACCCCGTTGCAACTGACCCGTTCGCCGCTGGCCGACACGCCCGTCGGCCAGGAAGCAACGGTCACGCTGACCCTGAAAAATACGGCCGATGTGACGGTCCCCTACACCCTCAGTGACACTCCCGGCGTGGGTCTGGAGGCGCTGGACCCCACCGCGTTCAGCGGAGAACTCCAGAGCGGCGAAACGAGAACCCTGAGCTACCGCGTGCGCGTGACGGCTGCGGGCATGGCGACCCTGAATGCCACGCTGGACACGCCCGCCTGTTCGCGCCCGCAGGCCGTGATGGGACGGCTGATGGCCGCTGAACCCGCTCCGGCGCCCGTACCCGAAGCCGTGCCTGCCCCGGCGGTGACCAGATCGGTCACGCGCACGAGCGTCGTCAGCCTGCCCTTCGACGCCCCGGCCCAGGCCCGCGAGGTGATCATCGCGCACGCCGTCCCTGCGGGCGCCACCTTTGTTCCAGGCAGCAGCCGCCTGAACGGGCAGGCCACTGCCGATCCGCGCCGTGGGGCCAGCGGTGCGCTGTACTGGACGCTGCCGGGCCACGCCGCTGGCACGGTCCTGCGCGGCAGCCTCACCTACACCCTGACCCATGAGGGCGCGTTGCCCGAACTGCCGGCGCCCGCGTTGCTCGCCCGTTATGCCGGAGACCGGAGCGAGGTCCTCCAGGGGCAGATCAACGATGCCGACCTGAAGGGCGCCATTGCCCTGAGTGCCGCCGGGCAGCTCAGCGAGAACGAGGGGGCCATCAAGCTCCCGCTCCAGGGCAGCGACGTGCGCATCCGGGACCGCATCAGCGTGGTGGTGGAAGTGGCGGTGGGCGAGGTGGGCGAACTGCGGGTCAACGGCAAGCCCATCGGCAGTGACCGCATCGGCCAGACCACCGACGACGGCCCGCGCGGCGTGACCCGTCTGGTGTACGTGGGCGTGCCGCTGACGCCCGGCCCCAACATTCTGACCTTCGCCGGGCAGAGCATCACGGTCAACCGCGTGGGACCCACGGCGAAGGTGGAGGTCCTGCCCGAAACCCTGGTGGCCGACGGCAGCACGCCGCTGCGCCTGAAGGTTCGCGCGCTGGATGCTTTTGGCCGCCTATCCTCGCAGTCGTCGGTGACGCTGCGCTCCAACCTGGAGCCGCGCACCCCCGACGCCAACCCCACGGAAGCCGACTATCAGTTGCGGCTGGTAGACGGTGAGGGCGTGCTGGAACTGCAGCCGCAGGCGTCGCCTGGCACCCTGAAACTGGACGTCCTGCAAGGCGCGGACGTGATCCGCCAGAGTTTCGCCGTCACGCCCGGCGGGGGCCGCGTGGGCGTGGGCATGGTCAGTGCCACGCTGGGTCTGGACGGCAGCCTCAACCTGAGTGACGATCTGAAAGTGCAGGCCCGCGCCAGCTACGAGGGACCGCTGGCCGGAGGCAAACTCTACGTGGCCGCCGACAAGGACGGCCTGCCCAGCGAGCGCGACACCCTGCGGCGCTACAGCCTGTTCGGCGACAGCAGCGTGGAAAGCGTGCCGCTCCAGGGCAGTGACCCGGTGGCCGTGGAATACGATCACCCGGCCTTCCACGCGCAGTATCGCCGCGCGCCGCTGCCCATCGACGTGCTGCCGGTAGGCGAGCAGTTCACGGCCCTGAGTGCGAATGGTAAAAGCAACCCCTCAGTGTCCGGCTTCGTGGCCCTGGTGCCCGAGGCCCGGGTCACCGATGAGCGCGTCCTGCCCGAGGGCACCCGCATCCTGCGCCTGAAGAATGGGGAGATCAGTCTGGGCAGCGAGACGCTGGACGTGGTCACGCTGGAACAGGACACCGGCAAGGAACTGGGCCGCGTTCGGCTGGTCCGCAACGTGGATTATCAACTGGACCGCGCCACCGGAATCGTCACCCTGACCCGTGCGCTGGACCGGGTGGACCCCACATTGAATGACGTGGTGGTGCTGGCCTCCTACCGCCTGGAAAACGAGAACTCCCAGCGCAAACTGGCCTACGGCGTGCAGGCCGGATACGCTGGCAAGACCTACAGCGTGGGCGTGGCCGCCGTCAGCCTGGACAGCCGCTTCACCTTTGGCGCGCGTGCCCGCTACGCCAATGGAGAGACCCGCGCCGACGGTCTGCTGGCGTATTCGGGCGGGATGCAGGCCAGTCTGGATGCCAGCACCAAATTCGGCGGCCGTGGCCTGACCGGGGGAAACCTGGGTTTCAAGGTGCGCTACCAGAGTGCGGGCTACGCCGGACTGGCCCCCTTCGCGCCGGGCCTGAACGTCAGCGGCAGCTACGACGCCAAAGTCGCCCAGAATGTCCGCGTGCTGGTAGACGGCGAGTACCACCGCACACCCACGGCCACGGAACCTACGCAGGGTGGCAGCGTGTCGGCCCGCGCGGATGTCGCGCTGTCGCCCTTCAGCGTGGGCGGCGGCCTCAAGGTGGGCTTCGGCGATCAGCGGGGCCTGAGCGGCATTGCCAGCGCCGGCTACCACCGCGCCCCGCTGGACGTGGACGTGGTGCACACCCAGCCCTTCAGCGGGGCGCAGAAAGCGGAAACCAACTTAGGCGTGCGCTACCGCCTCGGCAAGGTCACGCTGGGCGTCACCGACAAGGTGACCTGGGGCGTGGGCCAGACCGCTGGCCTGACGCTGGACAGCATGCTGGGCCGCACCAACTACGCGGTGGCCTATGACCTGCCCACGGCGGGCGGTCAGGGCAACCGCGCCCGCTTCGGCGTGACCACCACCCTGCCCCTGAACGCGCGCACCTCGCTGGGGCTGCGGGGCAGCGCCGTGTACGACATCGCAGCCAGCAAGACCGAACTCGGCGCAGGCGCGGACCTGAACTACAAGACCGAGACGGTCAGCGCCACCGCCGGAACCGATCTGGTCCTAAACGACAAGGGCTTCGGCGTGGTCATCCGTGCGGGCGTCGCTGGACAACTCACGCCGAGGCTGACCCTCAGCGCCGACAGTCTGGCCGAATTCGGTGCGGGCAAGGGTGGCCTGCGCGCTGCCGTGGGCTACGCTTACCGCAACAGCGCCTTCAACAGCCTGGGGACCCTGCGTTACGTCAACGGCAGCCTGGCCGGAAACAAGCCCGAACTGAGCGGCAACCTGAGCGCCGAGTACCGTCAGCCCCGCTGGGCCGTGCGTGGCGGCGTGGATACCCGCACATTGCTGAACGATCCGGGCAGCTTCACCGCGCAGGCGGCGCTGGGCGGCACAGCGTACCTGGGCGAGCGCTTCGGCGTGGGCGCGTGGGGCCGCGTGCTGACGCAGCCCAGCACCGGCACAACGCAGGCGGGCTATGGCCTGGAAGCCAGCGTGCGCGCCCTGCCTGGCACCTGGCTGACCGCCGGGTACAACCTGGCCGGCTTCGAGGGCATCGGCAATCAATACTCCAAAAAGGGAGCTTACGTGCGGCTTGATTTGACTGTGGATGAAACGATTGGAGATAGACGATGA